Proteins encoded by one window of Flavobacterium sp. N502540:
- a CDS encoding C1 family peptidase, which produces MKNPFTKFPIKKLALVLLALLALYSCEKGNDQPEAVAQDKLMDGNVDLLDKGRYGLAQMPDAYLKSIEFLTPVDYRARIAELRPDLVTSTQKMSLTAKVAAAKNLPTPPVGDQGSEGSCVGWGVGYAAHSIARYLNNSVHQSNWSGASRSAAYIYNQIKLGNCGAGSYPNDAMNLIKNQGECSEAQMPYIAGGCFTQPSAQQKTWAAGRKTGGWFNVNPRSTADIKYYLNQNYAVAVCFDVNQSFYDIRNNNHVWSSLYGSRQGGHCVCIIGYDDATGLFKVQNSWGAGWGRSGFFYVTYNNIANGAFNWAGCIIPNPGANS; this is translated from the coding sequence ATGAAAAACCCATTTACCAAATTCCCGATTAAAAAACTGGCACTTGTACTGCTTGCCTTGCTTGCCTTGTACTCTTGTGAAAAAGGAAATGACCAGCCTGAAGCCGTTGCTCAGGACAAATTAATGGACGGTAATGTCGATCTTTTAGACAAAGGAAGATACGGACTTGCTCAGATGCCGGATGCTTATCTAAAAAGTATTGAGTTTTTAACACCGGTTGATTATCGTGCGAGAATTGCTGAGTTACGACCAGACTTAGTGACAAGCACCCAAAAAATGTCTTTGACTGCTAAAGTTGCGGCCGCAAAAAACTTACCGACTCCACCGGTTGGAGATCAGGGAAGCGAAGGTTCCTGCGTAGGCTGGGGAGTGGGTTATGCGGCACACAGTATTGCCAGATATCTTAATAATTCAGTACACCAGAGTAATTGGAGCGGGGCTTCAAGAAGTGCTGCCTATATTTACAATCAGATAAAACTGGGGAATTGCGGAGCAGGTTCTTATCCGAATGATGCCATGAATCTGATCAAAAATCAGGGGGAATGTTCAGAGGCTCAAATGCCTTACATTGCAGGTGGCTGTTTTACACAACCATCAGCACAGCAAAAAACATGGGCTGCTGGCAGAAAAACGGGAGGTTGGTTTAATGTGAATCCAAGAAGTACAGCTGATATCAAGTACTATCTGAATCAAAATTATGCCGTTGCAGTGTGTTTCGATGTCAATCAGAGTTTTTATGATATTCGTAATAACAACCATGTTTGGTCCAGTCTTTACGGCAGCAGACAAGGAGGTCACTGTGTTTGTATCATAGGATATGACGATGCTACCGGACTTTTTAAAGTACAAAATTCCTGGGGAGCAGGTTGGGGACGCAGCGGTTTCTTTTATGTAACGTACAACAATATTGCTAATGGTGCTTTCAATTGGGCAGGATGTATTATTCCAAATCCGGGAGCAAATTCTTAG
- a CDS encoding T9SS type A sorting domain-containing protein, producing the protein MKKTLLFFILLFSNYFYAQVSDMEHCYGDTRFNLTLNQSALLVNLNPVKTTLSYHLSAQDAATNTNAIAQPTSFNSTAPSTTIYARIDNKGTVTTNYFNLKIYDQINFIPLTTPVSCKGQNNGILTVAPSGGKTPYAYSLDGGPFTVYIGNPIGTFRNLSAGTHTIAVKDAIGCQSMLQTFQITEPSALTVKLFTENQTVVVSASGGTSPYQYSSDGINYQTSYVFSNMPVGSYTFRVKDAQGCVASESVNVYYPLAVGTQILKPIDCIEKARVSVFAAGGSAPYVYAVNKGPYQPINVFSNLAAGDYVFEVKDVQNVVRYANVTIAELVPLSITTTKTDATTNDDNDGTITVTANGALKPYTYTLTDNANNPIRTQQASNVFQGLKSGTYGVLVNDATNCIASQTNISILKKTAALTAIANVLPITCFSATGTITVVATGGKAPYKYSVDNGNTFVTSNTFSGLTAGVYTVKVRDTENAEVQLIVEISPGSNPSVSVTTFSNVYCKGDNTGSVTVTAAGGKAPYRYAIDGVTFRPAPTFTNLRTGAYNITVQDANDCTALTSIYLSEPTEELSATAFAINDQGIIVNAKGGTAPYLYSLQNNLGVVIAGPKDNGVFTKLPLGVYTAQVTDAYGCGYMRGGVTVIPSPPLAATAEVIPATCGTLGKITVTATGGIQPYSYSINNGTAVSSNVFPNLAPGNYTITVKDSENTTKTFVVAITVKQIALNVTLMTAVSCNGANNGSIRTTVTDGQGPYVYSINNDVVTGTTTEQTFNNLPAGNYIIRVTDKNNCTSNINIAVPEPTILNATVVVNDKTITTNTTGGTPPYLYTLQDHYTGATIRNYQVSNVFDNLPAGMYSVQVKDSNECSILKTGNTISDSVALSVSFTVFPMDCNTSNGRIIVTATGGTAPYEYSIDNGNSYTSSNVFSNLTAGNYLIKVRDSQTTTAAITAVISPPNPLTATAFITKTIDCLSNGTIDVIVSGGNGSYQYSIDNGVTYTSNRVFTNLIAGTYSVLVKDALNCTVITNSIILEQPIPLTATVAHTPITNCSSPVSDVVINAVGGTVPYQYSLNGLPFQSSSFYTGINPGNYILEVRDANGCSFSTVFTIETPVSFVATVAINQAQNCNDFDIATITAIGGQPPYTYSFNESNTFSAANTFTLAPGTYTLKAKDSNGCIAVVIATIAPRTTPESTLIITNATTATSNDGALIVNATRGTAPYTYTLLNSNNTIIVPAQSANSFYNLAPGTYSVIVKDARGCSSIQTQLTILAPSPLLATAAIVQPDCNNPMGTITVTASGGTPFYQYSMDNGVTYNHSNTFMVSPGSYSIKVRDLNNALYTFVTTIVAPNPVHLTAVVISSVSCVSNGVIMANAIGGQAPYTYSINGSPYQASNTFANLNAGVYTITVRDTNNCTETTSLVLQAPIPVAVSATVYNKNITVTATGGTAPYQYSLDLNTFQSGNTFTVFNYGMYQVAARDAMGCIALIHITIDPPAPLIGGKNTLTVDFKSGQTLGDLVIEGQNIKWYSTKGLSTGKTSKTSETTLPLTTVLVDGVTYYATQTIDGIESTERLAVTAKVNGSLSTSDFALPDFRFYPNPVQHNLSIQNSSAIDEIELLSVSGKTILSKRINHTQSEIDLSNVAAGFYFLKVKAEGQIKTVKIVKK; encoded by the coding sequence ATGAAAAAAACTCTACTTTTTTTTATTTTACTGTTTTCCAATTATTTTTACGCTCAGGTCAGTGATATGGAGCATTGTTACGGGGATACCCGGTTTAACTTAACGCTCAATCAATCTGCTTTACTTGTTAACTTAAATCCGGTAAAAACTACGCTTAGTTATCATCTTAGTGCTCAGGATGCTGCGACTAATACAAATGCAATTGCACAGCCGACCTCCTTCAATAGTACGGCACCGTCTACGACTATTTATGCCAGAATAGACAATAAAGGAACGGTTACAACAAACTATTTCAATCTAAAAATATACGATCAGATCAATTTTATACCTCTTACAACACCTGTAAGCTGTAAAGGACAAAATAATGGTATTTTAACTGTAGCTCCGTCGGGAGGCAAAACACCTTATGCTTATAGTCTGGATGGAGGACCTTTTACTGTTTATATTGGTAATCCCATAGGTACTTTTAGGAACTTGTCAGCTGGGACGCATACCATTGCTGTAAAAGATGCCATAGGCTGTCAATCGATGCTTCAGACTTTTCAGATAACCGAACCTTCTGCTTTGACAGTAAAACTATTTACTGAAAATCAAACGGTAGTGGTTAGTGCCTCAGGAGGAACATCTCCTTATCAATATTCTTCGGACGGAATCAATTATCAAACGAGCTATGTTTTTTCAAATATGCCTGTCGGATCATACACTTTTAGGGTAAAAGATGCTCAGGGTTGTGTAGCATCAGAATCGGTGAATGTTTATTATCCACTGGCTGTAGGAACTCAGATATTAAAACCTATTGACTGTATTGAGAAGGCTAGAGTTAGTGTTTTTGCAGCCGGAGGAAGTGCTCCGTACGTTTACGCAGTCAATAAAGGTCCATATCAACCTATAAATGTTTTTTCGAACCTTGCTGCAGGAGATTATGTATTTGAAGTAAAGGATGTCCAAAATGTGGTACGATATGCTAATGTCACGATAGCCGAACTTGTACCTCTTTCCATAACAACAACAAAAACAGATGCTACAACCAACGATGATAATGACGGTACTATAACTGTAACGGCCAATGGAGCGCTTAAACCTTATACGTATACCCTAACCGATAATGCAAATAATCCTATTAGAACTCAACAAGCATCTAATGTTTTCCAAGGTTTGAAATCAGGAACTTATGGTGTCCTGGTGAACGATGCCACTAATTGTATTGCATCGCAAACCAATATTTCTATTCTTAAAAAAACTGCCGCATTAACTGCGATCGCAAATGTATTGCCAATAACCTGTTTTAGTGCGACCGGAACAATAACAGTGGTTGCAACGGGAGGTAAAGCGCCTTACAAGTATTCGGTGGACAATGGAAATACGTTTGTTACTTCGAATACTTTTAGCGGACTGACAGCAGGAGTTTATACAGTAAAAGTACGCGACACCGAAAACGCCGAAGTTCAGCTAATTGTCGAAATTTCTCCTGGAAGTAATCCTTCCGTTAGCGTAACTACTTTTTCAAATGTATATTGTAAAGGGGACAACACTGGTTCTGTAACTGTAACTGCAGCTGGTGGAAAAGCTCCTTATAGGTATGCCATCGATGGAGTTACATTCCGTCCCGCTCCCACTTTTACGAATCTGCGTACCGGAGCTTATAACATTACTGTACAAGATGCCAATGACTGTACGGCATTAACCTCAATTTATCTTTCAGAACCAACAGAGGAATTATCTGCAACAGCATTTGCGATAAACGATCAGGGTATCATTGTTAATGCAAAAGGAGGAACTGCTCCTTATTTGTATTCTTTACAAAACAATTTAGGAGTTGTAATTGCAGGCCCTAAAGACAATGGGGTTTTCACCAAATTACCGCTTGGTGTTTATACCGCACAGGTTACAGATGCTTATGGCTGCGGTTATATGCGGGGAGGCGTAACTGTTATTCCGTCACCACCTCTTGCTGCTACCGCTGAAGTTATACCTGCGACATGCGGTACTTTGGGGAAAATAACTGTTACGGCCACCGGAGGAATTCAACCTTATAGTTATTCGATAAATAACGGAACCGCGGTCAGCTCTAATGTGTTTCCTAATCTGGCTCCCGGAAATTACACTATTACGGTTAAGGATAGTGAAAATACAACCAAAACGTTTGTGGTTGCTATAACTGTAAAACAAATAGCACTCAACGTAACATTAATGACTGCCGTAAGCTGTAATGGTGCCAATAACGGTTCGATAAGAACAACGGTTACCGATGGTCAGGGACCTTATGTTTATTCTATAAATAATGATGTCGTTACCGGCACTACAACAGAACAAACTTTTAACAACCTTCCTGCAGGAAACTATATCATACGGGTAACCGATAAAAACAACTGTACCTCTAATATAAACATAGCCGTTCCGGAACCGACGATCCTTAACGCAACTGTAGTTGTGAATGATAAAACTATTACGACCAATACAACTGGCGGAACACCTCCTTATCTCTATACCCTTCAGGATCATTACACGGGAGCAACCATAAGAAATTATCAAGTTTCGAATGTTTTTGATAATTTACCTGCAGGAATGTACAGTGTGCAGGTTAAAGACAGTAACGAGTGCTCTATACTAAAAACCGGAAATACAATCTCTGACTCCGTTGCATTGTCTGTAAGCTTTACTGTTTTTCCTATGGACTGTAATACTTCTAACGGAAGAATTATTGTTACTGCAACCGGAGGAACAGCTCCTTATGAGTATTCCATAGACAACGGAAATAGTTATACTTCCTCAAATGTTTTTAGTAATCTTACCGCAGGAAATTACCTGATAAAAGTTAGAGATTCTCAAACTACTACAGCTGCCATAACTGCTGTTATAAGTCCTCCAAACCCTTTAACTGCGACAGCTTTCATCACCAAAACGATAGACTGCCTTAGTAATGGCACTATAGATGTTATCGTTTCAGGAGGTAACGGATCTTATCAATATTCGATAGACAATGGAGTTACCTATACTTCCAATCGTGTTTTTACCAATTTAATTGCAGGGACTTATTCTGTTTTGGTAAAAGATGCTCTAAATTGTACTGTAATTACCAATAGTATCATTTTAGAACAGCCTATTCCTTTAACAGCGACAGTCGCTCATACCCCTATTACAAATTGCTCTTCCCCTGTAAGTGATGTAGTTATTAATGCCGTTGGCGGTACAGTTCCATATCAATATTCCTTAAACGGTCTTCCTTTTCAATCTAGTTCTTTCTATACGGGTATAAATCCAGGAAATTATATTCTGGAAGTCAGAGATGCAAACGGCTGCAGCTTCAGTACAGTATTTACTATAGAAACACCGGTTTCTTTCGTGGCAACTGTAGCCATTAATCAGGCTCAAAATTGTAACGATTTTGATATAGCAACCATTACAGCAATCGGAGGACAACCGCCTTACACCTATTCTTTTAATGAATCTAACACATTTTCAGCAGCGAATACCTTCACTTTAGCTCCCGGAACCTATACCTTAAAAGCCAAAGACAGCAATGGCTGTATCGCAGTCGTAATCGCTACTATAGCCCCCCGTACTACTCCTGAAAGTACATTAATCATTACAAATGCAACAACTGCAACCAGTAACGACGGAGCTCTAATCGTAAATGCGACCAGAGGAACAGCTCCTTACACTTACACCCTTTTGAACAGCAATAACACAATTATAGTTCCGGCACAGAGCGCAAATAGCTTTTATAATCTGGCTCCCGGAACCTATAGTGTGATTGTTAAAGATGCCAGAGGCTGTTCTTCAATACAAACACAACTAACGATTCTGGCCCCTAGTCCGCTTTTAGCAACAGCTGCTATTGTTCAGCCAGATTGTAATAATCCAATGGGAACAATAACCGTAACGGCATCGGGAGGTACCCCTTTTTATCAATATTCAATGGATAATGGTGTAACTTATAATCATTCCAATACTTTTATGGTTTCTCCGGGCAGCTATAGCATAAAAGTGCGTGATTTGAACAATGCCCTATATACTTTTGTGACAACGATTGTAGCTCCAAATCCAGTACATCTTACTGCAGTAGTTATTTCCTCAGTATCCTGCGTTTCAAACGGAGTAATCATGGCAAATGCTATAGGAGGACAGGCTCCGTATACTTATTCCATAAATGGAAGTCCTTATCAGGCAAGTAATACCTTCGCGAATTTAAATGCCGGTGTTTACACCATAACTGTAAGAGATACTAATAATTGTACAGAAACAACCAGTTTAGTGTTGCAAGCGCCAATTCCTGTAGCTGTTTCAGCAACTGTTTACAATAAAAATATAACTGTTACAGCAACCGGTGGCACTGCTCCGTATCAATATTCATTAGATTTAAATACTTTTCAGTCAGGCAATACTTTTACAGTTTTCAACTATGGGATGTATCAGGTAGCTGCAAGAGACGCTATGGGATGTATTGCATTAATTCATATTACAATAGATCCCCCTGCACCTTTAATAGGCGGTAAAAATACATTAACAGTCGATTTTAAATCAGGCCAGACTTTAGGAGATCTTGTTATCGAAGGTCAGAACATAAAATGGTACAGCACTAAAGGTCTTTCAACAGGTAAAACGAGTAAAACTTCTGAAACTACTTTGCCATTGACCACTGTTTTAGTTGACGGAGTTACGTATTATGCCACTCAAACCATAGACGGAATCGAAAGTACAGAACGTCTTGCCGTTACAGCAAAAGTAAACGGATCGCTTTCAACATCTGATTTTGCGCTACCGGATTTCAGATTTTATCCAAATCCTGTTCAGCACAACTTATCCATACAGAACAGTTCGGCTATTGATGAGATTGAATTACTATCGGTTTCCGGAAAGACTATTTTAAGTAAGAGAATAAACCATACGCAATCTGAAATTGATTTATCGAATGTAGCGGCAGGATTTTATTTCCTTAAAGTAAAAGCTGAAGGACAAATCAAAACTGTTAAAATAGTGAAGAAATAA
- a CDS encoding retropepsin-like aspartic protease has translation MENLHEVLKKEKYRKIKFKVTKTQHLSIKAKINGVSGNFILDTGASNSCVGFESIERFDLTAKKSKTKASGAGGTGMLTQISKHNRLQLGSWKNHDFSLVIFDLSHVNEALESYKAKPVHGIIGADVLLEGKAIIDYYNHYLYLK, from the coding sequence ATGGAAAATCTTCACGAGGTTCTCAAAAAAGAGAAATACAGAAAAATAAAATTCAAGGTTACTAAAACGCAGCATTTATCGATTAAGGCAAAAATCAACGGTGTTTCGGGAAATTTTATTTTAGATACCGGGGCTTCTAATTCCTGCGTTGGATTTGAAAGTATTGAACGTTTTGATCTGACGGCAAAAAAGTCTAAAACCAAAGCTTCGGGTGCCGGAGGAACGGGAATGTTAACCCAAATTTCAAAGCACAATCGCCTGCAGCTTGGAAGTTGGAAAAACCACGATTTTAGTCTGGTTATTTTTGATCTCTCCCATGTCAATGAGGCTCTGGAGTCTTACAAAGCAAAACCGGTTCATGGTATTATCGGTGCCGACGTTCTGCTTGAAGGAAAGGCAATTATCGATTATTACAATCACTATCTGTACTTAAAATAA
- a CDS encoding CHAT domain-containing protein, producing the protein MIKRHCYIFFFSTLFLFGQNQEDQIYTAIDSFIAHPSAKTLQDLTNTESVFWKNPKSKTKDELLAIVVLNCNKAYYENQFGKTEKAIASYEKAWRIYQKNKLVDYDIIEYCLKPLGNLYTVLGDYDSAENTIKQYFFIVNTTPNYPDAQKQKFAAILNLSNVYQSSGKFNLAIDLLEQILKTEKLSNTQKGIALNNLGNNYLLSSTGDLMRPETYQKIENTFESSVNYLKSEKNQSETLSNSYRNLAMLNRQRQQFEASNSYLAKAEKLLLQTPHIQTRKIAKLYYEKALLLFDEGKYAESTKQLKAVFKLLIANYAPQDLLPNQNQLYAETVLIDALDLQAQLFLNQNRLKKALESYELSLHIEEVLMNTTLYENSRIINQIRSRNRTEKCLLIYDRLFQKENKTEYLEKAFQLAEKTKSGVLKSYQSNIKKATTEEKSLLQQLQNLNNVIVKEQQKGSLATIANINRAIKKQNEIMLSLKQIQSKSPDLLPEISDLKTLFSKLEKDKAVMVYYFVGAENLYYFTLQNNRISLNRLYTAHTAMLNIVKFINYFNASAAITNDISGYGYYGNKVYDLLQMPRNTIYQNLIIVPDGILNFLPFEALITKDSKTTNFAKMHYLLNDFRITYATSASLYLNPNPVSNSENTILGVFPVFENTSFELRYSKKELEAIRSNFKGKFLENSEATFSNFKNDANHYSILHLSTHASSGDIETPASIKFYDQEILYSELYNLNVNPDLVVLSACETGIGKLYKGEGAMSVARGFQFAGAQNLLFSLWKVNDYTTSVFMTDFYENIKKGQSYTEANTNAKRAFLQDKSISNAKKSPYYWSSFVYYGAIQTEKQSTNYIFYIISLLGVIGLFLVFNHNRKWKIFTRFSKKRNTEK; encoded by the coding sequence ATGATAAAACGACACTGCTATATATTTTTCTTCTCAACTCTTTTTCTGTTTGGACAGAATCAGGAAGATCAAATATATACCGCAATTGACTCTTTTATCGCCCATCCTTCAGCCAAAACGCTACAAGATCTCACTAATACAGAATCTGTTTTCTGGAAAAATCCCAAGTCAAAAACCAAAGACGAATTACTGGCGATTGTAGTTTTAAACTGCAATAAAGCGTATTATGAAAATCAATTTGGGAAAACTGAAAAGGCCATTGCGAGTTATGAAAAAGCCTGGCGAATTTATCAGAAAAACAAACTTGTTGATTACGATATTATCGAATACTGCCTGAAACCCTTAGGCAATTTATATACCGTTTTGGGCGACTACGACAGTGCGGAAAATACCATAAAGCAGTATTTCTTTATTGTCAACACTACTCCTAATTATCCGGATGCTCAAAAGCAAAAATTTGCTGCAATTCTAAATTTATCCAATGTCTATCAGAGTTCAGGTAAATTCAACCTGGCTATTGATTTATTGGAACAAATCCTGAAAACGGAGAAACTGTCTAATACTCAGAAAGGAATCGCACTAAATAATCTGGGCAACAATTACCTGCTAAGTTCCACTGGAGATTTAATGCGTCCTGAGACGTATCAAAAAATTGAAAACACTTTTGAATCGTCTGTAAATTATCTGAAAAGCGAGAAGAATCAATCCGAGACTTTGTCTAATTCTTACCGGAATCTGGCGATGCTAAATCGGCAAAGACAGCAATTTGAAGCATCCAATTCTTATTTAGCGAAAGCAGAAAAGCTTCTACTGCAAACACCTCATATACAAACCCGAAAAATAGCAAAGCTGTATTATGAGAAAGCCTTGTTACTTTTTGATGAAGGAAAATATGCTGAAAGCACAAAACAGCTTAAAGCCGTTTTTAAACTTTTAATCGCAAATTATGCGCCACAGGATCTTCTGCCAAATCAAAATCAATTGTATGCCGAAACGGTTTTAATTGATGCACTCGATTTACAGGCTCAGCTTTTCCTGAATCAAAATCGGCTTAAAAAAGCATTGGAATCTTACGAACTTTCACTTCATATCGAAGAGGTATTAATGAATACTACTCTTTACGAAAACTCCAGGATAATCAACCAGATTCGTTCCCGAAATCGTACCGAAAAATGCCTTTTGATTTATGATCGTTTGTTTCAAAAGGAAAACAAAACGGAATATCTGGAAAAGGCTTTTCAATTGGCCGAAAAAACAAAATCCGGGGTTTTAAAAAGTTATCAATCGAATATCAAAAAGGCAACAACAGAGGAGAAATCACTTTTACAGCAGCTTCAAAATTTAAACAATGTTATTGTAAAAGAACAGCAAAAGGGCAGTCTGGCCACTATTGCAAACATCAACAGAGCAATCAAAAAACAGAACGAAATTATGCTCTCCCTAAAGCAAATTCAATCTAAAAGCCCGGATTTACTTCCTGAAATCAGCGATCTAAAAACCTTATTTTCGAAATTGGAAAAAGACAAAGCGGTTATGGTGTACTACTTTGTGGGAGCTGAAAATTTGTATTATTTCACCTTGCAGAACAACCGAATCAGTCTCAATCGTCTCTACACGGCACATACAGCCATGCTGAATATTGTAAAATTTATAAACTATTTTAATGCCTCAGCGGCTATTACAAACGATATTTCGGGATACGGCTACTATGGTAACAAAGTATATGATTTATTGCAAATGCCGCGAAATACTATTTACCAAAACCTCATCATTGTTCCCGATGGCATTTTAAACTTCTTACCTTTTGAGGCTTTGATTACAAAGGACTCAAAAACCACCAATTTTGCCAAGATGCATTATTTACTGAATGATTTCAGGATTACTTATGCTACTTCAGCAAGCCTGTATCTTAACCCTAACCCGGTTTCAAATTCAGAAAATACTATTTTGGGTGTTTTTCCGGTTTTCGAAAATACTTCTTTCGAATTGCGTTATTCTAAAAAGGAACTAGAGGCCATCAGAAGTAATTTTAAGGGAAAATTTTTAGAAAATTCAGAAGCTACTTTCTCTAATTTCAAGAATGATGCAAACCATTATTCGATTTTACATTTGAGCACTCACGCTTCTTCAGGTGATATTGAAACTCCTGCGAGTATTAAATTTTACGATCAGGAAATTTTATATTCTGAATTATACAATCTGAACGTCAATCCTGATTTAGTAGTTTTGAGTGCCTGCGAAACCGGAATCGGTAAATTGTACAAAGGCGAAGGTGCCATGAGTGTGGCCAGAGGATTTCAATTTGCAGGGGCCCAGAATTTATTGTTTTCGCTATGGAAGGTCAATGATTATACGACCTCTGTTTTTATGACCGATTTTTATGAAAACATCAAAAAAGGGCAATCCTATACGGAGGCCAATACAAATGCAAAACGTGCTTTTTTACAGGACAAGTCCATTTCGAATGCTAAAAAATCTCCTTATTACTGGAGTTCTTTTGTGTACTATGGTGCTATCCAAACAGAGAAACAATCGACAAATTATATCTTTTATATCATTAGTTTATTGGGGGTAATTGGTTTATTTTTGGTTTTCAATCATAATCGAAAATGGAAAATCTTCACGAGGTTCTCAAAAAAGAGAAATACAGAAAAATAA
- a CDS encoding PKD domain-containing protein, with protein MKPLSSILLMLFSILAMGQTKVKDTITRRANIVFIQNGNAVTYKPETPPLIPIAGAPKPSYSYLWELGDGHYSKEAEPKHVYKNKGTYTTRLAVTNNYDNGKPPATRPKKVAVNDLTDTNYKDIASIADQNGFAILKNCDPIPEQEMVVVVSYQNLENYVSSGKLYLFYNEKQFKNNNFELVDYRTHASEREVKEKTVASVDDLDDSKNYVASAENTFKAKKYRNTTSEEDLDASLLDAHKTYHNVSVLEFDDANPNETRNVFYTFKTTPEMIKDTSATVTMRGIFVPNRSYKNHKIKNLEMEIVTSHDPNKMGSNGRFMNYRLVRFKRVNFKTRFQNNGEGPARMIRLETDIPDMFDKKTFQIEDMYPKCPICPKDEIPTTSCLDTIIKKNQIFFTFKNIYLPGSEQKNVHEKDSIKGFVKYSMKFGEDFHKVKTRSRTAIIFDKNEPIITNYATTRFLPGISIGAKAGYNLYPDLEKSTSYFVGATISPFKSYRFYWQAEWINALNKYESGLTVIDQTVAGANGVKQLQRTTTTTENKNVNWEIPVLIRYNLNNYIGVGAGIQANFDISSEQNQIQKIENFEGGTDQFLISTRTQSNSVKNGFGNLKTGVLFDLTVGFARIGPSFGARYVINFEQNFNYFQFYGIWRF; from the coding sequence ATGAAACCACTATCGTCTATTTTATTGATGCTATTTTCTATTCTTGCAATGGGACAAACGAAGGTAAAAGACACCATAACCCGAAGGGCCAATATTGTTTTCATTCAGAACGGAAATGCGGTTACTTATAAACCCGAAACGCCTCCTTTAATTCCCATTGCCGGTGCTCCAAAACCCAGTTATTCTTATTTGTGGGAACTCGGTGACGGACATTACAGCAAGGAAGCCGAACCAAAACATGTCTACAAAAACAAAGGAACCTACACCACCAGACTTGCCGTAACCAACAATTACGACAATGGAAAACCTCCGGCAACACGCCCGAAAAAAGTAGCCGTAAATGACCTTACTGACACCAATTATAAAGACATTGCTTCTATAGCCGATCAAAACGGATTTGCTATTTTAAAAAACTGTGACCCGATTCCGGAACAGGAAATGGTAGTCGTAGTGAGTTATCAGAATCTGGAGAATTATGTCTCCAGCGGAAAACTGTATTTGTTTTATAACGAGAAGCAATTTAAGAATAATAATTTCGAACTGGTTGATTACAGAACCCACGCCAGTGAGCGTGAAGTGAAGGAAAAAACCGTTGCCTCTGTGGACGATCTGGACGATTCTAAAAACTATGTTGCTTCGGCTGAAAACACTTTTAAAGCCAAAAAATACAGAAATACAACCAGCGAAGAAGACCTGGACGCTTCCTTACTCGACGCCCATAAAACCTATCATAATGTTTCGGTTTTAGAATTTGACGATGCCAATCCTAATGAAACGCGAAATGTTTTTTATACTTTTAAAACGACTCCCGAAATGATCAAAGATACTAGTGCAACGGTTACCATGCGCGGTATTTTTGTTCCGAACCGAAGTTATAAAAACCACAAAATCAAGAATCTGGAAATGGAAATCGTAACGTCTCACGATCCTAACAAAATGGGATCCAACGGGCGTTTTATGAATTACAGACTGGTTCGTTTTAAAAGAGTAAATTTTAAAACACGTTTTCAGAACAACGGTGAAGGCCCTGCCCGAATGATTAGACTTGAAACTGATATTCCGGATATGTTCGACAAGAAAACCTTCCAGATTGAAGACATGTACCCCAAATGTCCCATCTGTCCAAAAGATGAAATTCCAACGACAAGCTGTCTGGATACCATTATCAAAAAGAATCAAATCTTTTTTACCTTCAAAAACATTTACTTACCTGGAAGCGAACAAAAAAATGTACACGAAAAAGACAGTATAAAGGGTTTTGTAAAGTATTCAATGAAGTTTGGTGAGGACTTTCATAAAGTAAAAACCCGAAGCCGAACTGCTATTATTTTTGATAAAAACGAGCCCATCATTACCAACTACGCCACAACCCGATTCCTTCCCGGAATTTCAATTGGAGCGAAAGCCGGTTATAATTTGTATCCTGATCTGGAAAAATCAACGAGTTATTTTGTGGGTGCCACTATTTCGCCTTTTAAATCGTATCGTTTTTACTGGCAGGCAGAATGGATTAATGCTCTGAACAAATACGAAAGCGGTCTAACAGTGATTGATCAGACTGTGGCAGGTGCCAATGGCGTGAAGCAACTGCAACGTACCACCACGACAACCGAAAACAAAAATGTAAACTGGGAAATCCCGGTCCTGATTCGCTATAACCTTAACAATTATATAGGAGTCGGAGCCGGAATTCAGGCCAATTTTGATATCTCATCAGAACAAAATCAAATCCAAAAAATTGAAAACTTTGAAGGTGGGACAGATCAGTTTCTAATCAGTACCCGAACGCAGTCCAATTCGGTAAAGAACGGTTTTGGGAATTTAAAAACGGGAGTTTTGTTTGATTTAACTGTTGGTTTTGCCAGAATCGGACCGAGTTTTGGGGCGCGTTATGTGATTAATTTTGAGCAGAATTTCAACTATTTTCAGTTTTATGGGATTTGGAGGTTTTAG